Proteins encoded within one genomic window of Pirellulales bacterium:
- a CDS encoding SDR family oxidoreductase, which yields MITDLSEIAQKSEIASNPVSSRFSGKIVLITGASDRGIGGAIAERLASEGAAIAMLSRHEGKRINKRLGRLHCQSLWTKCDITRADEVAQAVDRTIERFGRIDVLVNNSGVEYAKPFEKFTDDEWQGLLDVNLHGAIRVSRAVLPHFPASGGAIVNVASALGIGGCSSFSIYSAAKAGLIGLTQSLACELAPRKIRVTVIAPALVATPMTLKHMEHLTKEVHAQLEAIHLLGVGVPHDISGAVAFLASDDARWVTGVTLPLGWSPQFSLPVEQFMMRSANPLPSKPR from the coding sequence ACCGATCTGAGCGAGATTGCGCAGAAATCCGAGATTGCGTCCAATCCTGTGTCGTCGCGATTTAGCGGCAAAATCGTCCTCATTACCGGTGCCAGCGATCGGGGTATTGGCGGCGCAATCGCCGAGCGGCTGGCGAGCGAAGGGGCTGCGATTGCGATGTTGTCGCGTCACGAGGGCAAGCGGATCAACAAACGCTTGGGACGCCTACACTGTCAATCGCTGTGGACGAAATGCGACATTACAAGGGCGGACGAAGTCGCCCAGGCGGTCGATCGGACCATCGAGCGGTTCGGCCGAATTGATGTATTGGTGAATAACTCTGGCGTCGAATATGCTAAACCCTTCGAGAAATTCACCGACGACGAGTGGCAGGGGCTACTCGACGTCAACTTGCACGGCGCGATTCGCGTGAGTCGCGCCGTGTTGCCACATTTTCCTGCTAGCGGCGGCGCGATTGTCAACGTGGCATCGGCGCTAGGCATCGGCGGTTGTTCTAGCTTTTCGATTTATAGCGCTGCGAAGGCAGGCTTGATTGGCTTGACGCAATCGCTCGCCTGCGAACTTGCACCGCGAAAGATTCGCGTCACGGTGATCGCGCCTGCCTTGGTTGCCACCCCAATGACACTCAAGCACATGGAGCACCTCACCAAGGAAGTGCATGCGCAGCTCGAAGCGATTCATCTTCTGGGCGTTGGCGTGCCGCACGACATCTCGGGCGCAGTGGCGTTTCTTGCTTCGGACGATGCCCGTTGGGTTACTGGAGTGACGCTGCCGCTGGGGTGGTCGCCGCAATTCTCGCTGCCCGTCGAGCAATTTATGATGCGGTCGGCCAATCCACTGCCGAGCAAGCCGCGATAG
- a CDS encoding CvpA family protein, with protein sequence MYITIALLVIFFICLGMIFNEGLWGAAVMFINVLLSAMIATNFFEPLATWANSQMGSYTYLIDFVSLWLIFCVSLIVLRILTDTLSRYRVRFKKPVDIGGGLFFAAWIGWLMIQFSLFTLHTSPLSRNFFGGDFQPEPNSAMFFGLAPDRNWMAFMHKMGEDGSLGTGTPFDKEGDFILRYGTRRKTFEKQPNLRVNAP encoded by the coding sequence ATGTACATCACCATCGCCCTACTCGTCATTTTCTTCATTTGCCTCGGCATGATCTTTAACGAGGGTCTTTGGGGGGCCGCCGTCATGTTCATCAACGTGCTGCTGTCGGCGATGATCGCGACAAACTTTTTTGAACCACTGGCGACGTGGGCGAATTCACAAATGGGCAGCTATACCTACTTAATCGACTTTGTCTCCCTGTGGTTGATTTTTTGCGTGTCGCTGATTGTCTTGCGAATCCTGACCGACACGCTGTCGCGGTATCGAGTGCGGTTCAAAAAGCCTGTCGACATCGGCGGCGGCTTGTTTTTCGCAGCCTGGATTGGCTGGCTGATGATCCAGTTTTCGCTGTTCACCCTGCACACTTCGCCGCTGTCGAGAAATTTCTTTGGTGGCGATTTCCAGCCGGAACCAAATTCTGCAATGTTTTTTGGCCTCGCCCCCGACCGAAATTGGATGGCGTTTATGCACAAGATGGGTGAGGATGGCTCGCTGGGAACCGGAACGCCATTCGACAAGGAAGGAGACTTCATCTTGCGCTATGGTACGCGAAGAAAGACCTTCGAGAAGCAACCGAATCTACGAGTCAATGCGCCGTAG
- a CDS encoding DUF4190 domain-containing protein — MSTPQLETSKNRAASDGTIQYRAVSGLAILALALGIASAAAMVGPVLWLVPLLAIITALVAMRRISASEELTGWYIALLGLLLAILFGVAAPARTLSRQYWLACRAEAFSGKFLEFLQHDKPYAAHQLRERSGVRKPLNEALPEAYNNDPESQKSFAKFVAEEPMKSLLEAGQKSVIMRTSTESLGRDDQHDLCVVHYQITAPGRKPISVMIAVKRSLEYSTGRETWQIENVAVE, encoded by the coding sequence ATGTCCACACCTCAGCTTGAAACGTCGAAGAATCGCGCCGCAAGCGACGGGACGATTCAATACCGCGCCGTGAGCGGCTTGGCGATTTTAGCCTTGGCGCTAGGTATTGCCTCGGCTGCGGCAATGGTGGGGCCGGTGCTGTGGCTTGTGCCGCTATTGGCCATCATTACCGCGCTGGTCGCGATGCGGCGGATCAGCGCGTCGGAAGAATTGACCGGCTGGTACATCGCCTTGCTCGGCTTGCTGCTGGCGATTCTGTTTGGCGTCGCTGCGCCAGCCCGCACCCTCAGCCGGCAATATTGGCTGGCCTGCCGGGCCGAGGCGTTTAGCGGCAAGTTCCTCGAATTCTTGCAGCACGATAAACCCTATGCTGCGCATCAGCTCCGCGAGCGATCGGGAGTTCGCAAGCCGCTGAACGAGGCACTGCCCGAGGCGTACAACAACGACCCCGAATCGCAAAAGAGCTTCGCGAAGTTCGTGGCGGAAGAGCCCATGAAATCGCTGCTGGAAGCCGGCCAGAAATCGGTCATCATGCGAACTTCAACCGAATCGCTTGGGCGGGACGATCAACACGATCTGTGCGTTGTTCACTACCAAATCACCGCGCCAGGTCGCAAGCCGATATCGGTGATGATCGCTGTCAAACGCAGCCTCGAATATTCGACCGGGCGCGAAACTTGGCAGATCGAGAACGTGGCCGTGGAATAA